Proteins co-encoded in one Acidimicrobiales bacterium genomic window:
- a CDS encoding SDR family oxidoreductase — MTAPVDGPGALLEGRTAVVTGGGAGIGAATSRLLARHGAHVFVVDVDRGRAADTAAAITAAGHGATPLVCDVTDAAQVEDLRRSVLDGGGGLDVLVNNAGDWIRNVGGFAAGGPEHWDDLHRINFLHILLVTRAFLPAMTAAGRGAIVNVSSVEGLRGYPVDPVYAAYKAAAVHFTRSLAVQVGGHGVRVNGIGPDVTESLQVPYSEWIPADQQHMWPQWVPVGRMGHPDEQARAVLFLASDLSSFVTGHTIPTDGGTLAGGGWYRSARAARGWTNRPIDP; from the coding sequence GTGACTGCGCCCGTCGACGGGCCCGGGGCCCTGCTCGAGGGGCGCACGGCCGTGGTCACCGGCGGCGGGGCGGGCATCGGTGCCGCCACCTCCCGGTTGCTGGCCCGGCACGGGGCCCACGTGTTCGTGGTGGACGTGGACCGCGGCCGCGCCGCCGACACTGCCGCCGCCATCACCGCCGCCGGTCACGGCGCCACGCCGCTGGTCTGTGACGTGACCGACGCCGCCCAGGTCGAGGACCTGCGCCGGAGCGTCCTCGACGGCGGGGGCGGCCTCGACGTGCTGGTCAACAACGCCGGTGACTGGATCCGCAACGTCGGCGGTTTCGCCGCAGGAGGCCCCGAGCACTGGGACGACCTGCACCGGATCAACTTCCTGCACATCCTGCTGGTGACCCGGGCCTTCCTGCCAGCCATGACGGCGGCGGGCCGGGGAGCGATCGTCAACGTCTCGTCGGTCGAGGGGCTGCGGGGCTACCCGGTCGACCCCGTCTACGCCGCCTACAAGGCGGCGGCGGTGCACTTCACCCGCAGCCTGGCCGTGCAGGTCGGCGGCCACGGCGTGCGCGTCAACGGGATCGGGCCCGATGTGACCGAGAGCCTGCAGGTCCCCTACTCCGAGTGGATCCCGGCCGACCAGCAGCACATGTGGCCGCAGTGGGTCCCGGTCGGGCGGATGGGACACCCCGACGAGCAGGCGCGCGCCGTGCTCTTCCTGGCGTCGGACCTGTCGTCGTTCGTGACCGGGCACACCATCCCGACCGACGGGGGCACACTGGCCGGCGGCGGGTGGTACCGGTCGGCACGCGCGGCCCGGGGCTGGACCAACCGTCCCATCGATCCGTGA